The Raphanus sativus cultivar WK10039 chromosome 2, ASM80110v3, whole genome shotgun sequence DNA segment CCCTCTATGCCTCGCGGTGGAAGCTTTGTCGCGGTTGGTTGGAGGATTTACGTGTTTGGTGGGATCAACTATGATGACATCGAGTGCTTTCAGTATCGACTTTATATCCAACACTCGGCAAACACTCCCGAGCATGCCTTTCCCCATGTCTGACACAGCTGCTGAATTCATTGACGGGAGAATTTACGTCGTTGGGAATCGTTGCGGTGTTGATTcaaaggtggtggtggtgttcgATACCGAAACACAGACGTGGGAGCCTGAGATGAAGAAGCCAGAGATGGGGATGTATGGTTGTGTGGTGGCCATGGGTGGTAAGATTTACATGAGGGATATTAACAAGAGCTTTGTTTATGAGCCAAAGGAAAACAAATGGGAAACGGAAGAGGTACTGAGTTCCAAGGAGTGGGAGAACGCGTGTGTCTTTGATGATGTTTTGTACTATCGCGATTATTGGAAGAACAAGTTAAGATGGTTTGACCCAAAGCAGAGGTGTTGGGGAGTGGTGAAAGGCGTGGATAAATTGTTGGCTGAAACGAGACGGGTTGGTTGGTCGCAGACTGTTAGCTATGGTGGGAAACTGGTTTTGTTGTTTCCTAAAGGAAAATTTTCGGGGATAACGAGGGAGATTTGCTGTGCAGAGATTTCGCTGGAAAGACCCGATGGAGGTCTGATTTGGGGTCATGTTGATCAGTCATATGATCTCCGTTTGACTGCGGGTGGTAATTTTCACATTACCAAAGCTCTTGCTGTTGCGGTTTGATTGAGTAACCCTCTCCCTCCATTTATCCCCGTTGTGGTTTGAAGTTGCTGCTGCTGTTTGTGTTGttctattttgtattttcctgTATTTCTCAACCTTTCCTGCTTTGAATCTTCAATAATACAGTGTGTGGAATTTCTTGTAAAATAAATTACTGCTTTGAATTTTGCAATAATACAGTGTGTGGAATTACAATTCTTGCTTTATTAGTTTATAAGGATGTAGACTGAAAACCTCTAATCAAGGCGGCGTTTCATCTTCTTTGTTCAGTGATGTTTTAACACAATGACAAAAACACCAAACAACATTAAAATTTCACactaatttaaatttatcaaataaacagaaacaaaaataagatCTTCAGACATCAATTAAAACGAAAGGGAGAGAGTAGTCATCtaccaaaatataatttttcaatcCATCAATTATCCTTTCGACTGCGTTAAAAATGTTATCTTCTTTGTTGTTTCTTCCCCCATCAAGCTAAAGTGGCAAAACTTGTCCAAAACAGTCTCTCCTTATAAATTCAAGTTAAAATAACTCTCAAAAAATTCAGATAAACAGTAACACTAAAAGGTAACCACTGTACCCGCATCTCTTGACCATACACAGAGATAATCAAAAACCAGCAACAACCCCACAGTTGAACAACATACGAGGATGCCGAGTTATTACTATATGTACTCAGCCTCATATTCGACTAGGATTTCAGCGTGGACCAGTAGTTGCAGCAGCGCCGTAA contains these protein-coding regions:
- the LOC108843505 gene encoding F-box/kelch-repeat protein At4g38940; amino-acid sequence: MYLGVTIKESPSFQSASGHSLNRLGCTRKGLPWIALITISLLFSTTGTTVMSVCILFYRKPTAMAYAWFFSLAFPLCLAVEALSRLVGGFTCLVGSTMMTSSAFSIDFISNTRQTLPSMPFPMSDTAAEFIDGRIYVVGNRCGVDSKVVVVFDTETQTWEPEMKKPEMGMYGCVVAMGGKIYMRDINKSFVYEPKENKWETEEVLSSKEWENACVFDDVLYYRDYWKNKLRWFDPKQRCWGVVKGVDKLLAETRRVGWSQTVSYGGKLVLLFPKGKFSGITREICCAEISLERPDGGLIWGHVDQSYDLRLTAGGNFHITKALAVAV